A stretch of the Actinoalloteichus fjordicus genome encodes the following:
- the ligD gene encoding non-homologous end-joining DNA ligase, whose product MSGRERVEIDGRVLTLSNPTKVLYPATDDRAEITKAQVVDYYRAVAATLLPHLRNRLLTLRRYPEGVESAGFFQKDSGGRLPSWVHTVSVPHRHQSGSVRHVVCEDESTLVYLANLASLELHIRLCPADRPGYPDRFVVDLDPPPGHDPRELRPLVRRVSERFEEVGLTPYVQTTGGKGFHVVAPLVPDCPVDEVLASAREMARRLAEEDRRFTVEQRRDRRNGRVLLDVNRNGHAQTVIAPYSTRARPGAPVATPIQPRELARARPDAYHLGNVARRLASKGDPWAEMDRHAVSAARLHARLS is encoded by the coding sequence ATGAGCGGTCGAGAGCGCGTCGAGATCGACGGCAGGGTGCTCACGCTGTCGAATCCGACGAAGGTCCTCTACCCGGCGACGGACGATCGAGCCGAGATCACCAAGGCCCAGGTCGTCGACTACTACCGTGCGGTCGCCGCCACCCTGCTCCCGCACCTGCGCAACCGGCTGCTCACCCTGCGCCGCTATCCCGAGGGCGTCGAGTCGGCCGGCTTCTTTCAGAAGGACTCGGGCGGACGGCTGCCCTCGTGGGTGCACACCGTGTCGGTCCCCCATCGACACCAGTCCGGGTCGGTGCGCCACGTCGTCTGCGAGGACGAGTCGACGCTGGTGTACCTGGCCAACCTCGCGAGCCTGGAACTGCACATCCGGCTGTGCCCGGCCGATCGACCCGGCTACCCGGACCGGTTCGTGGTGGACCTGGACCCGCCGCCCGGCCATGACCCGCGCGAGCTTCGGCCGTTGGTCCGGCGCGTCAGCGAGCGCTTCGAGGAGGTCGGGCTGACCCCGTACGTGCAGACCACCGGCGGCAAGGGCTTCCACGTGGTGGCCCCGCTGGTGCCGGACTGCCCCGTCGACGAGGTCCTCGCCTCAGCACGCGAGATGGCTCGCAGGCTGGCCGAGGAGGACCGGCGATTCACTGTCGAGCAGCGGCGGGACCGCCGGAACGGGCGGGTGCTGCTCGACGTCAACCGCAACGGCCACGCACAGACGGTGATCGCACCGTACTCGACGCGGGCCCGGCCCGGCGCCCCGGTGGCGACGCCGATCCAGCCGCGCGAGCTGGCCAGGGCACGTCCGGACGCCTATCACCTCGGCAACGTGGCTCGTCGGCTGGCGTCCAAGGGCGACCCCTGGGCCGAGATGGATCGACATGCGGTCTCCGCGGCACGGCTCCATGCCCGGCTGAGCTGA
- a CDS encoding CBS domain-containing protein produces MTAARHIMTPDPAFLQVDETLRSAVGRLQELDVESMPVCDSDGSLLAMLSQRDIMLRVLLGGLDHETTTVGEVRGDEPISILPDDSAEGLINIMIDHRLRRLPVLDGPRLIGIVSLAAAGEAMPDGDVQLLIEALSIP; encoded by the coding sequence ATGACGGCCGCACGACACATCATGACCCCCGATCCGGCGTTCCTCCAGGTCGACGAGACACTCCGCTCCGCCGTGGGCAGGCTCCAGGAGCTCGATGTCGAGTCGATGCCGGTCTGCGACTCCGACGGCAGCCTGCTCGCCATGCTCAGCCAGCGGGACATCATGCTGCGCGTGCTCCTCGGCGGACTCGACCACGAGACGACGACCGTCGGCGAGGTGCGTGGCGACGAGCCGATCAGCATCCTGCCGGACGACTCGGCCGAGGGATTGATCAACATCATGATCGACCACCGGCTGCGGCGGCTGCCGGTGCTGGACGGCCCTCGACTGATCGGCATCGTGTCGCTGGCCGCCGCAGGCGAGGCGATGCCCGACGGCGACGTCCAACTGCTGATCGAGGCGCTGTCCATCCCCTGA
- a CDS encoding BCCT family transporter, with protein MAPRVFWPAAGIMVAFVLFAMIFPGTAQDVLGAIQENVIGVFGWYYVVLVAAFVVFSIWVGVSHFGDIKLGKDDEKAEFRFLPWLGMLFAAGMGIGLVFFGVAEPLGHFASPKPGTDTAADPTQLAEGALVQTFLHWGLQPWAIYVVVGLAIAYSVHRRGRPVSIRWALEPLLGDRVKGKIGDAVDVIAIVGTLFGVATSLGFGVLQVAAGLDYINLVDDPGTTTQILLIIGITALATLSVVSGVKKGIKWLSNINVGIAGALLLYVLAFGPTLFLLREFVQATGSYLQNFVSLSFDVTAMQGMEGQAWQAGWTIFYWGWWISWAPFVGVFIARISRGRTVREFVAGVLLVPTVFTFLWFTVLGGTALYRELNQGGGLVGADGSVDTEGSLFALLDGLPLGGIASVVTIVLIIMFFVTSSDSGSLVVDMLSSGGDPEPPTWSRIFWSITEGLVAIALLVVGGEQALAALQTVAILIALPFSVVMIAMAVALWKEFSAERKEALRIQRRRRAEELTVHVSRSLIEDGLITTPEEEAVAKATTAGGAKVEAVTVTTTTKSRDD; from the coding sequence ATGGCGCCCAGAGTCTTCTGGCCAGCCGCCGGGATCATGGTGGCCTTCGTTCTGTTCGCCATGATCTTCCCCGGAACCGCGCAGGACGTGCTCGGCGCGATCCAGGAGAACGTGATCGGCGTCTTCGGCTGGTACTACGTCGTGCTGGTCGCGGCGTTCGTGGTGTTCTCCATCTGGGTCGGCGTCAGCCACTTCGGCGACATCAAGCTCGGCAAGGACGACGAGAAGGCCGAATTCCGCTTCCTGCCCTGGCTGGGGATGCTCTTCGCCGCAGGCATGGGCATCGGCCTGGTCTTCTTTGGCGTCGCCGAGCCGCTGGGTCACTTCGCCAGCCCCAAGCCGGGGACGGACACGGCGGCAGACCCGACCCAGCTCGCCGAGGGCGCGCTGGTGCAGACGTTCCTGCACTGGGGTCTCCAGCCCTGGGCGATCTACGTGGTCGTCGGTCTGGCCATCGCCTACTCCGTCCATCGCCGCGGCCGCCCGGTGTCGATCCGCTGGGCGTTGGAGCCGCTGCTGGGTGACCGGGTCAAGGGCAAGATCGGCGACGCGGTCGACGTCATCGCCATCGTCGGCACCCTCTTCGGCGTCGCAACCTCCCTCGGTTTCGGCGTGTTGCAGGTCGCCGCCGGTCTGGACTACATCAACCTGGTCGACGACCCCGGCACGACCACCCAGATCCTGCTGATCATCGGGATCACCGCGCTGGCCACGCTGTCGGTGGTCTCCGGCGTGAAGAAGGGCATCAAGTGGCTGTCCAACATCAACGTCGGCATCGCGGGCGCCCTGCTGCTGTACGTGCTGGCCTTCGGACCGACGCTCTTCCTGCTGCGTGAGTTCGTCCAGGCCACCGGTTCCTACCTGCAGAACTTCGTCAGCCTGAGCTTCGACGTCACCGCGATGCAGGGCATGGAGGGGCAGGCCTGGCAGGCGGGCTGGACGATCTTCTACTGGGGCTGGTGGATCTCCTGGGCGCCGTTCGTCGGCGTGTTCATCGCCAGGATCTCGCGCGGCCGCACGGTGCGGGAGTTCGTCGCAGGCGTGCTGCTGGTGCCCACCGTCTTCACCTTCCTCTGGTTCACCGTGCTCGGCGGCACCGCCCTGTACCGGGAGCTCAACCAGGGCGGCGGCCTCGTCGGCGCCGACGGATCAGTGGACACAGAGGGATCACTGTTCGCCCTGCTCGACGGGCTGCCACTAGGCGGAATAGCCAGCGTCGTCACCATCGTGCTGATCATCATGTTCTTCGTCACCTCGTCGGACTCCGGCTCACTGGTGGTGGACATGCTGTCCTCCGGCGGCGACCCGGAGCCGCCGACCTGGAGCCGGATCTTCTGGAGCATCACCGAGGGTCTCGTCGCCATCGCTCTGCTGGTCGTCGGCGGTGAACAGGCCTTGGCTGCCTTGCAGACCGTGGCGATCCTCATCGCGCTGCCGTTCAGCGTGGTGATGATCGCGATGGCCGTCGCGCTGTGGAAGGAGTTCAGCGCCGAGCGCAAGGAGGCGCTGCGCATCCAGCGCAGGCGTCGAGCCGAGGAGCTGACCGTGCACGTCTCGCGGTCCCTCATCGAGGACGGGCTGATCACCACGCCCGAAGAGGAGGCCGTCGCGAAGGCCACGACGGCAGGCGGAGCCAAGGTCGAAGCCGTGACGGTGACCACAACGACGAAGTCGCGCGACGACTAG
- a CDS encoding DNA polymerase ligase N-terminal domain-containing protein, with protein MSNDERLETYAGRRDTSVSGEPSGGEPGERPIFVIQRHDARRLHFDLRLEINGVLVSWAVPRGPSLDPGEKRLAVRTEDHPMDYARFEGVIPRGEYGAGTVVVWDTGTYDNHSHDRRKEPVAVEDALDRGHLTFWLHGSRLTGPFALTRTPTGGRQESWLLVKARGAGVDRQAHPAENSPESVLTGRTNHDLAEGS; from the coding sequence ATGTCGAACGACGAGCGACTCGAGACCTACGCGGGCCGACGCGACACCTCCGTCTCCGGTGAGCCCAGCGGCGGCGAACCCGGTGAACGTCCGATCTTCGTGATCCAACGTCATGACGCTCGCAGGCTGCACTTCGACCTGCGGCTGGAGATCAACGGCGTCCTGGTCTCCTGGGCCGTGCCTCGCGGTCCGTCGCTCGACCCCGGGGAGAAGCGGCTGGCCGTGCGCACCGAGGACCACCCGATGGACTATGCGCGGTTCGAGGGCGTGATCCCTCGCGGCGAGTACGGCGCGGGGACCGTCGTGGTCTGGGACACCGGAACCTACGACAACCACTCCCACGACCGGAGGAAAGAGCCCGTCGCCGTCGAGGACGCCCTGGACAGGGGGCATCTGACCTTCTGGCTGCACGGCAGCAGGCTCACCGGCCCGTTCGCCCTGACCAGGACGCCGACCGGCGGCCGCCAGGAGTCGTGGCTGCTGGTGAAGGCACGCGGGGCGGGCGTGGATCGCCAGGCGCATCCCGCCGAGAACAGTCCCGAGTCGGTGTTGACCGGACGAACCAACCATGACCTCGCCGAGGGCTCCTGA
- a CDS encoding catalase has product MAVSPDSAGHPVDPARGGDEKDADLASARVDPAEARLTTSQGVRVEHTDDSLTVGERGPTLLEDFHAREKITHFDHERIPERVVHARGAGAYGFFQPYDDSLADHTVAEFLRDPSIRTPVFVRFSTVAGSRGSADTVRDVRGFATRFYTRQGNYDLVGNNMPVFFIQDGIKFPDFVHAVKPEPHNEIPQAQSAHDTFWDFVGLQPESLHVVMWLMSDRALPRSYRMMQGFGVHTFRLVDAAGVGTFVKFHWTPKLGTHSMIWEEYQRVAGNDPDFHRRDLWNAVESGDHPEWELGVQLVPESDEFAFDFDLLDATKLIPEEIVPVLPAGRLVLDRNPDNFFAETEQIAFHTANLVPGIDFTNDPLLQARNFSYLDTQLIRLGGPNFSQLPVNRPIAPVHDNLRDGHGQQNIHLGRAPYHKNSLDSGYPMVSSTAEGGFRHYQEKVEGHKIRTRSGSFADHHSQATLFWNSMSGWEREHIVAAFRFELGKVTDQQVRERVVEQLDRISRELAERVAPGIGVAAPSGPAPRTHSDVSPALSQENTVHDVVRGRTVAVLAADGVRGPLLRSLTSALTEMGLVVEVVAPRAGALRSTEGTDEGSEVTADRALPTTASVLYDAVLVADGAESVDTLRADGGAVHFVAEAVRHAKTVGALGAGVELLHAAPLTGLRLAQPGEDLVSDQGILTSGTAHDQASARFLTAFAGSVAAHRVWTRDTTGIPA; this is encoded by the coding sequence ATGGCGGTCTCGCCAGACTCGGCAGGACATCCCGTCGATCCCGCGCGCGGCGGGGACGAGAAGGACGCCGACCTCGCCTCGGCGCGGGTCGACCCCGCCGAGGCGAGACTGACCACCAGTCAGGGCGTCCGAGTCGAGCACACCGACGACTCCCTGACCGTCGGCGAACGCGGACCCACCCTGCTGGAGGACTTCCATGCCAGGGAGAAGATCACCCACTTCGACCACGAGCGCATCCCGGAACGCGTGGTGCACGCCCGGGGCGCGGGCGCCTACGGGTTCTTCCAGCCGTACGACGATTCGCTGGCCGACCACACGGTGGCCGAGTTCCTGCGTGATCCCTCGATCCGCACCCCGGTGTTCGTCCGCTTCTCCACCGTCGCGGGCTCGCGGGGGTCCGCCGACACGGTGCGCGACGTCCGAGGGTTCGCGACCCGGTTCTACACCCGGCAGGGCAACTACGACCTGGTCGGCAACAACATGCCGGTGTTCTTCATCCAGGACGGCATCAAGTTCCCCGACTTCGTGCACGCTGTGAAACCGGAGCCGCACAATGAGATCCCGCAGGCTCAGTCCGCTCACGACACGTTCTGGGACTTCGTGGGCCTGCAGCCCGAGTCGCTGCACGTCGTGATGTGGCTGATGTCGGATCGGGCGCTGCCCCGCAGCTACCGGATGATGCAGGGCTTCGGCGTCCACACCTTCCGGCTGGTCGACGCCGCCGGTGTCGGCACCTTCGTCAAGTTCCACTGGACGCCGAAGCTGGGCACGCACTCGATGATCTGGGAGGAGTATCAGCGAGTCGCGGGCAACGATCCGGACTTCCATCGTCGGGACCTCTGGAACGCCGTCGAGTCCGGAGACCACCCGGAGTGGGAGCTCGGCGTGCAGCTGGTGCCGGAGTCCGACGAGTTCGCCTTCGACTTCGACCTGCTGGACGCGACGAAGCTGATCCCGGAGGAGATCGTCCCGGTCCTGCCTGCGGGCAGACTGGTCCTGGACCGCAATCCCGACAACTTCTTCGCCGAGACCGAGCAGATCGCCTTCCACACCGCCAACCTCGTCCCCGGCATCGACTTCACCAACGATCCGCTGCTCCAGGCACGCAACTTCTCCTACCTGGACACCCAGCTCATCCGGCTGGGCGGGCCGAACTTCAGCCAGCTCCCGGTGAACCGGCCGATCGCCCCGGTGCACGACAACCTGCGCGACGGCCACGGACAGCAGAACATCCACCTCGGCCGGGCCCCATACCACAAGAACAGCCTCGACTCCGGGTATCCGATGGTCTCCAGCACGGCCGAGGGCGGATTCCGGCACTATCAGGAGAAGGTCGAGGGGCATAAGATCCGGACCCGCAGCGGGAGCTTCGCCGATCACCACAGCCAGGCGACCCTCTTCTGGAACAGCATGTCCGGCTGGGAACGCGAGCACATCGTGGCGGCCTTCCGCTTCGAGCTGGGCAAGGTCACCGATCAACAGGTCCGCGAACGCGTCGTCGAGCAGCTGGATCGGATCTCCCGCGAGCTGGCCGAGCGCGTCGCACCGGGCATCGGCGTCGCGGCGCCGTCGGGGCCCGCGCCCAGGACGCACTCCGACGTCTCCCCCGCGCTGAGTCAGGAGAACACCGTCCACGACGTCGTCCGGGGTCGGACGGTCGCCGTGCTGGCCGCCGACGGCGTGCGAGGCCCGCTGCTGCGCTCGCTGACCTCCGCGCTGACCGAGATGGGTCTGGTCGTCGAGGTCGTCGCGCCCCGAGCCGGAGCCCTGCGCTCGACGGAGGGAACGGACGAGGGCTCCGAGGTGACTGCGGATCGGGCGCTGCCCACGACCGCCTCGGTGCTCTACGACGCCGTGCTGGTCGCTGACGGTGCGGAGTCGGTCGACACGCTGCGTGCCGACGGGGGCGCCGTGCACTTCGTCGCCGAGGCCGTGCGACACGCCAAGACGGTGGGCGCCCTGGGCGCGGGCGTGGAGCTGCTGCACGCGGCGCCGCTGACCGGCCTCCGACTCGCCCAGCCCGGCGAGGATCTGGTGTCTGACCAGGGCATCCTGACCAGCGGAACCGCGCACGACCAGGCATCCGCGCGCTTCCTCACCGCCTTCGCGGGCTCCGTGGCGGCGCACCGGGTGTGGACTCGGGACACCACCGGGATTCCGGCGTGA